Within the Streptomyces sp. NBC_00353 genome, the region TCCGTCCGCGTCGACGATGAGCGGGCTCGGGTGGCCCGCGGTCGCCGTGGTAGCGGTCCCGCTCGCCAGGTCGAGCCACACACAGCAGCACGTGGCATACAGATCCGTGCCCAGCCCGGCGAGCAGTCGATTGCTCCGTTCCAGCACGATGGCCGGGTCGTGTCCCTCGGCGGCGTACGCCCTGACGCCGCTGCGCAGTTGGCCCATCACCGCCACCGCCTCCAGGCTGTGGCCCTCCACATCACCGATGACCAGGCCGATCCCGCCACCGGGCAGCGAAACGATGTCGTACCAGTCGCCGCCCACGTCCGCCCGGTCGGTCGCCGGGAGGTAGCGGGCCGTGGCGACCGCCTCGGTCATGTGCGGGAGACTGCGCGGCAGCAGGCTGCGCTGCAGGGTCTGGGTGAGCGCGTGCTCGATCTCGTAGGAGCGGGCCCGTTCCAGGGACTGACCCACCTGCTCCAGCATGATCGTCAGTACGGCGAGCTGCTCGGGGGCGAACGGAAGTGCGGGCTCCGGGAACTCCAGGACGCAGCAGCCCGTGGCCCGACCCTTGGACACAAGCGGGAGGTAGGTGCGGGCCTGGACCTCCGGATCGGGGTCGACATCGGGATAGGCCTGCCGCAGCGCCTCGGCCGACGAGAAGGACAGGATCTCGATCGCACGGAGCGTGTCCGTCTCCGGCGTGTGGCGGGACAGCAGGGTGCCGTCGACCCGCTGGACCGACTCGCGCGAGAACCCTGTCGCGCCGACCACATGGAGCCGGCCCTGCTCGGCGAGGCACAGCATCACCGCCCGACCGCCGAAGGGCCGGACCACCTGGGTGTCCGCGGCGGCGAGGACGTCCCGGATGTGCACCGCGGCCGTGAGTTCGGCGGCGAGCCTCTGCAACTGGTAGAGAAACGTGCTGCCGGTCGGCATGGGAACGGCCGACGCCTCCGGTCCGCGGGGGCCGGCTTCCGCAGCCGATCCCCTGACCGGGGCGCCCCGGTCACGCGACACCCCGGCGATGAACAGCGGCACGTACGGCGCCTTCATCCACGCGCCCTGCTCCGCGAGGTCCGCCAGTTCGACGGCCAGGTCGTCCGCGACGGCCTGAAGGAAATCCAGCGAATCGGTGGCCACCGGGCGCGGCGGCACCCAGCGCACACTCAGCGCACCGAACCGGTTCCGGAGGGTCCGCACCGGCGCCGAGGCGACCATCATCGGGTACGGATTGTGGATGAAGAGGGCTGGAGACCGACGGGTCAGCTCCTGGAGATCGGTGTTCTCGAACAGCACCAGCTTCCCGGCCTGGTGCGCCCTCGCCGTGGAGAAGTTGCGGTCGTCCGCCGCCATGCCCGACGGAACAGTGAAGCTCAGGGTGGTGTCGACCATCATCGCTGCTGCGAGCGCCCGGTCGTCCTCGGTCAGCAGATAGGCCGTGCACGTGCTGCAGTCGAGGCCGCGGTTCAGACGCCGCAGCGCAGCGGCGATGACGCGGTCCCGGCACATCAACGGCGGCCCGGTCGGCCCCTTGGGGTCTGCCGCGGAGGATGGGGAGTCCATGAGATCCACCCCGGGGCATCGACGACAGGTGGGGGGTGCGGCTACCCCGCTGCTCGGCAACATGCGCCGCAGCCATTCCAGTATGGGCGCAAAACTCCAGGTATGCGCCCGCGCGGCGCCATCCGGGTACCCGCACGGCATCCACGACCGGATGCACCCCGGACAGCGGCGCCACGCGCCCGCCGGAATACCGCTGTCCGCGTACGGTCGCGGACCGGCCGGCCCACAGCTCCGCCCGTCGGCCGATGGGCGGAGCAGCGTCCCGGAGGTGTGCGGCTTCTCGTCAGGCCGACCGGGGTGCGGGCTTGAGGACGGCGAAGGGGGCACCGAACGGGTCGGCGAGCCAGGCGATCCGGCCGACGTCCGGCACGTCCTCCGCGGGCATCAGCACCGATCCGCCGTTCTCCTGCACCCTGGAGACGATGTCGTCGGCGTCCGCAGCAGCGAAGTACGGCATCCAGCGCGGCTGCATTCCGTCCCGGGCCTGGGCGAGGCCGCCGAAGCTCGCGTCCAGCTGGTCGCCGTCCGCGGTGGAGAGCACGGTGTACGTCATTCCGGGGACTTCCATCTCCTGGCTCCGCCAGCCGAACAGCGACCGGTAGAAGGGCAGTGCCGCGGAAGTGTCACCGACGTGCAACTCGACCCAGCACAGCGTGTCGGGCTCCGAGGTCTTCTCCAGGCCCTTGACACCAGCGGGCTGCCAGACCGAGAAATCGGCACCGCCCGGGTCGGTGAAACAGGACATCCGTCCGGCGTCCATGACATCGAACGGATCGACCCGCACGGTCCCGCCGCCCTGCTCCACGGCCTTGGCCGTCGCGTCGGCGTCGGGGGTCTGGAAGTACACCGTCCAGGCCGGACTCGCGCCCTCCTCCGTGAGCGGGCCGACAGCAG harbors:
- a CDS encoding SpoIIE family protein phosphatase; protein product: MDSPSSAADPKGPTGPPLMCRDRVIAAALRRLNRGLDCSTCTAYLLTEDDRALAAAMMVDTTLSFTVPSGMAADDRNFSTARAHQAGKLVLFENTDLQELTRRSPALFIHNPYPMMVASAPVRTLRNRFGALSVRWVPPRPVATDSLDFLQAVADDLAVELADLAEQGAWMKAPYVPLFIAGVSRDRGAPVRGSAAEAGPRGPEASAVPMPTGSTFLYQLQRLAAELTAAVHIRDVLAAADTQVVRPFGGRAVMLCLAEQGRLHVVGATGFSRESVQRVDGTLLSRHTPETDTLRAIEILSFSSAEALRQAYPDVDPDPEVQARTYLPLVSKGRATGCCVLEFPEPALPFAPEQLAVLTIMLEQVGQSLERARSYEIEHALTQTLQRSLLPRSLPHMTEAVATARYLPATDRADVGGDWYDIVSLPGGGIGLVIGDVEGHSLEAVAVMGQLRSGVRAYAAEGHDPAIVLERSNRLLAGLGTDLYATCCCVWLDLASGTATTATAGHPSPLIVDADGNGVTESLPVGLPLGVDAQARYEQSEVQVVAGSVMALFTDGLLDGRLLGSDAAMERLGRVLADHCGDNLEVLADRLVQDRRGWRVLADDAALLLVRYEGAQSREHRRVARMSVQRHHLQGVAQVREFLRDLLHQWDMLPMLDTLELLTSEVVTNALIHADSEVELRLREYPDRIRVEVRDSDPHPPVPTAIVADEENNQEAESGRGLLIVDALAGDWGSSPAGRGKTTWFDLAIPAQ
- a CDS encoding VOC family protein; amino-acid sequence: MLGTHFVTGAPSWLDLGSTDTAAAADFYGAVFGWSFDSAGPEAGGYGFFQKDGRTVAAVGPLTEEGASPAWTVYFQTPDADATAKAVEQGGGTVRVDPFDVMDAGRMSCFTDPGGADFSVWQPAGVKGLEKTSEPDTLCWVELHVGDTSAALPFYRSLFGWRSQEMEVPGMTYTVLSTADGDQLDASFGGLAQARDGMQPRWMPYFAAADADDIVSRVQENGGSVLMPAEDVPDVGRIAWLADPFGAPFAVLKPAPRSA